The sequence CCTCAAACCCAGCGAGAAGGCCCCCAACGTGGCCCGCGCGCTGCGGCAACTGCTGGAAGCCACCTTCGACCCCGCGCTGGTCGCCGTCGTGGAAGGCGACGCGGACACCGCCCGGCAGCTGACCGAACTGCCCTTCGACCACATCTTCTTCACGGGCAGCACCGCCGTCGGGAAACACGTCATGCGCGCCGCGAGCGCCAACCTGACCAGCGTCACGCTGGAACTGGGCGGCAAGAGCCCCGCCCTGATCGACCGCAGCGCCGACCTGAACCTGACCGCCGAACGGCTCGCGTGGGGCAAACTGCTGAACGCCGGGCAGACCTGCGTCGCCCCCGACTACGTGCTGGTCCCCGAGGCGCAGCGGGACGCGCTGATCCTGCGCCTGGACGAGGTCATCGCCCGCCGCTACGGGGACCGCGCGTGGCTGCGCGCCGGACCCGACTACGGCCGCATGGTGGACGCCGCCAGCGTCGAGCGGCTGCACCACCTGACCCGCCAGAGCGTGCAGATGGGCGCCCGCATCGCGCTGGGCGGCGAATTCAGCCCCGCCGAGCGGTTCATCGCGCCGACCGTCGTGACCGACGTCACCCCCGACATGCCCCTCATGCAGGAGGAACTGTTCGGCCCGGTCCTCCCGGTCCTCACGTACCGCTCGCTGGACGACGCCCTGAACCTCATCCGCCGCCTGGACGCCCCCCTGGCCCTGTACCTGTTCAGCGGCGACGACGCCGTCACCCGCCGCGTCCAGCGCGAGACGACCAGCGGCGGCATGGTCGTGAACGGCACCATCGTGCACCTCAGCAACCCACACCTGCCCTTCGGCGGCGTCGGCCCCAGCGGCATGGGCAGCTACCACGGCCAGCACGGCTTCCGCACCTTCAGTCACGAACGCGCCGTCCTGACCGAACCCACCCGGAGCCCCGTGCGGTTCACGTACCCGCCCTACGGCCGCCCCGGCCCGCGCCTGGTCGCGTGGGCCCTGCGCCTGCTCGAACGGCAGAGCGGCCCACGCGAATGACCCCCGGGCTCTGGGCGGACGTGACCGGCGTCGTCACCGCCGGGGGCCGCTCCAGCCGCTTCGGCAGCGACAAGGCCCTCGTCACGTGGCAGGGCCACACGCTCCTCGAACGCGCCTGCGCCCCCCTGGACCGCGCCCCCACCCGCCTGCTCATCGCCCCCCAGGGCCGCTACCACGTGCCCGGCTGGACCGTCACGCCCGACACCCGCCCCGGCGAAGGACCCCTGGCCGCCCTGGAAGCCGCGCTGAACGCCGCCCCGGACGGCTGGGTGGCCTTCACCGGCGTGGACCTGCCCAGCCTGACCCCCGCCTACTGGGACGCGCTGCTGGCCGCCCGCGAACCCGGCGCGCTGAGCGTGCAGACCCGCGACGGCCTGAACCGCCCCCAGCCCCTCGCGGCCCTGTACCACACCGACCTGCGCGCCCACGTCACCGAACTGCTCGACCTCGGCGAACGGCGCCTCAGACTCGCCGCGCCCGCCCCGCGGGTCCGGCACGTGCCCGGCATCGACCCCACCCTGCTGCGCAACGTGAACACCCCCGCCGATCTGCCCTGAACGGGCGGCACGGTCACGGCAGGCGCTACCCGAAGCGGGCTTTGTGCTCCCGCTTCAGCCGCGCGTACTCCACGTTCGCCTCCGCCTCATCCCACTTCGCCTTGAAGATTCGCGCGGACTCGGCCTTCACCGGATCCTCCGGATCACGCGGGCGCTCCGCGCGGCCATGCGCGCCACTCTGGCCCTTCTTGTCGTCCGGAACCGGCCCCTCGTACTTCTTTCCGCCCCGGTGGTTCGCGTAGCGCCGCGCGCGCGTGAACCCCATCTGCAGGAACTTGCGGGCCATGTCCGCCCCCACGATGTCCCCCGCCTCCAGGTACGCCAGGAACATCCCATAGATGTGCTCGCTGCTCTCGCGGGCCACCTCCGGCGTCGCGAACCGCCAGTGCGGCAGGATCTCCGACTTGTACGGCTGCACCAGCAACACGCCCTGCTCCCCCACCCCCACCCGGTACAACTCCGGATGCGCGCGCAGGTCCAGTTCCGCGTACTTCAGGGAGTAATCGAACTTCGGCACCTTTCCTCCTGATGCGGGATGAAAAAGGGCCACCGGGGCGGCCCGGCGGCCTCGCGCCTCTCTCGCTTCGCTCGGCCCAGACGGGCAGGCGTCACAGCGGTTTCCAGTTCCATTGAGGGGCCAAAAGCACGCCCCTCAACTCCACCTCCAACCGCTGTCCTGCGCAGTTGCTCGCTCCGCTCAATTCAGAGGTAATGAGGGTGTCTCAATACCTCTGAATTCTGATGTCAGTTCATCCGGTCGTCGTCCATGATCGCCTGGAGCATCCAGCGGATCTTGTCGATGGTCGCCGCGTACCCGTTGTACAGGTCGGCGGTCGCCGGGTCGTTCGCGTCGTCCACCGTCTGGCTGTCGTCGCGGTAGCCCTTGCCGACGCGGGTCAGGTCCGCGACCAGATCCGCCACCTGCGTGCGCGCGTCGCGCACCGTCTCGGTGGGGACCTTCACGACGCTGAACCGCTCGATGTCGCTCGGCGCGGCGATGGGGCTGCCGCCCAGCGCCACCAGACGCTCGGCCTGCTCGTCGATGGCGGGGAAGAACATGTCGATGAACTCGTCGTACGCGAGGTGCAGGTCACGGAAGAACCGCCCGCGGATGTCCCAGTGGTACTTCTTGAACTTCAGGTACAGGCTGATCGTCGTGGCGAGGTTCCGCTGCAGCGTCTCCGCGACCGTCCCGAACTCGGCTTCCGAGAGGTACGCGTGATCCACCAGCGCGTTGTTCGTGGTGTTCAGGTGCGCGGCGTCCGCCTTCGCCTGCCCGCTGGCCTTCCCGGCCGCCTTCTTCGCCGGGGCTGGGGCTTTCTTGGGGGCGGCCTTACTCTTCTTCGTCATGCGGCCAAGCTACTCCCGGCCCGCGTCAGGCGCCCATACGGGAAACCTTCACCCTTCCGCGAAGAACACCAGCCGGTTCCCCGCCACGCGCAGGCCCACCTCGCCGCGTTCCAGCAGCTCGGTCAGGTGCGCGCTGACCACCGCGCGGTTCAGGACCACCGCGCCCGCGTTCGACATCTGCACGCCCAGTCCGTCACATACGCGCGCCAGCAGGTCATCCACCCCCGCCTCCCCGGCGCGGACCGCCGCGCGCACCGCGTCCGTCACGCGCTCCAGCGCCGAGAGGTTCGCCGCGACCAGCCCCGGCAGGTCCCCGGTCGGATCGCCGTGCCCCGGTAGGGTCACCGCCACGCCCTCCAGCTCCCCCAGCCGTGCCGCCGCCTCCTTCTGAAGCGCCGAATCCTGGCAGAACACGAGCGGGTGCTTCGCCAGCGCCTCCGGCCCGAACAGCGCGTCCGCCGCGTACAGCACGCCGCCCACCCGCACGGCGTACATCAGGCTCGCGTGCCCCGCCACCTCGATCAACTCCAGGCTCACCCCGCCGATCCGCGTCAGACCCGGCTCGGGTGCCAGCCGCGCCGGACTGGGCGGCGCGAGCAGGAACTTCGACTGCAACGCCTTCGGCGGCCGCGCACCGAACAATCCGATGGGTTCGAGGATCGGGTGCGTGATGATCGCGTTCTCCAGCGGCGGCGCGAACACCTTCAACTCCGGAAATTTCTTCAGGAGCAGCGCGTTGCCCCCGTGATGATCCGCGTGACTGTGCGTGTTCAGAATCCCCGTCGGCGTCAGGCCAAGCTCGGCCAGCCCGCGCAACAGCTTCCGGGCGTGCCCGTCGTCCAGCCCGGTATCCACCAGCAGCGCCCCACCCCGCCCGTCCTCCAGCACCAGCGAATTCACCGCGCCCGGCAGGAAGTGCACACCGGGGGCCAGGGGAGACAGGCTGCTCATGCGGGACAGC comes from Deinococcus sedimenti and encodes:
- a CDS encoding aldehyde dehydrogenase family protein encodes the protein MTQTQPLPTDLQALFDRQRAHRWTVAQSTPAQRQAILRRLHDAVRAHRVHLADALSTDLGKSRAEAEITELHPVLEEIQHAIRRLPRWMAPRRVDTPAVLAGARSEIHPQARGVTLILSPWNYPVNLALAPIVASLAAGNTVILKPSEKAPNVARALRQLLEATFDPALVAVVEGDADTARQLTELPFDHIFFTGSTAVGKHVMRAASANLTSVTLELGGKSPALIDRSADLNLTAERLAWGKLLNAGQTCVAPDYVLVPEAQRDALILRLDEVIARRYGDRAWLRAGPDYGRMVDAASVERLHHLTRQSVQMGARIALGGEFSPAERFIAPTVVTDVTPDMPLMQEELFGPVLPVLTYRSLDDALNLIRRLDAPLALYLFSGDDAVTRRVQRETTSGGMVVNGTIVHLSNPHLPFGGVGPSGMGSYHGQHGFRTFSHERAVLTEPTRSPVRFTYPPYGRPGPRLVAWALRLLERQSGPRE
- the mobA gene encoding molybdenum cofactor guanylyltransferase; its protein translation is MTPGLWADVTGVVTAGGRSSRFGSDKALVTWQGHTLLERACAPLDRAPTRLLIAPQGRYHVPGWTVTPDTRPGEGPLAALEAALNAAPDGWVAFTGVDLPSLTPAYWDALLAAREPGALSVQTRDGLNRPQPLAALYHTDLRAHVTELLDLGERRLRLAAPAPRVRHVPGIDPTLLRNVNTPADLP
- a CDS encoding DUF4385 domain-containing protein, with amino-acid sequence MPKFDYSLKYAELDLRAHPELYRVGVGEQGVLLVQPYKSEILPHWRFATPEVARESSEHIYGMFLAYLEAGDIVGADMARKFLQMGFTRARRYANHRGGKKYEGPVPDDKKGQSGAHGRAERPRDPEDPVKAESARIFKAKWDEAEANVEYARLKREHKARFG
- a CDS encoding Dps family protein — encoded protein: MTKKSKAAPKKAPAPAKKAAGKASGQAKADAAHLNTTNNALVDHAYLSEAEFGTVAETLQRNLATTISLYLKFKKYHWDIRGRFFRDLHLAYDEFIDMFFPAIDEQAERLVALGGSPIAAPSDIERFSVVKVPTETVRDARTQVADLVADLTRVGKGYRDDSQTVDDANDPATADLYNGYAATIDKIRWMLQAIMDDDRMN
- a CDS encoding MBL fold metallo-hydrolase; the protein is MSSLSPLAPGVHFLPGAVNSLVLEDGRGGALLVDTGLDDGHARKLLRGLAELGLTPTGILNTHSHADHHGGNALLLKKFPELKVFAPPLENAIITHPILEPIGLFGARPPKALQSKFLLAPPSPARLAPEPGLTRIGGVSLELIEVAGHASLMYAVRVGGVLYAADALFGPEALAKHPLVFCQDSALQKEAAARLGELEGVAVTLPGHGDPTGDLPGLVAANLSALERVTDAVRAAVRAGEAGVDDLLARVCDGLGVQMSNAGAVVLNRAVVSAHLTELLERGEVGLRVAGNRLVFFAEG